GAAAGCATCACCGAACGCACGGCTGGGTTCAAGCTGGCCGAGGATTCGGCCATTCTTGGTCACATACGGCTCGCCGGGGTGCTCCTCCCGCAAACGCTTCATTTCAGATGGGGTGCCGCCAGTCTGGTCCTCGGAAAGAGCAGTAGCAGTCCATTTCCCGCTAGGACCACGACGGCCCAGAACTGCGCGAGAGTCTCCGGTAACAGCAACCTTGAGGTCCTTGGACTGGGAGTCATAGAAACTGAGAAGAGCACATGATCCCGAGAGAGCAGGAGCAAGAAGCTCGGCGGCAACGCGTCGTGATTTAGACTTCAGGACTTCCTTAAAGCTCTCATGTACGATGTCATTGTCGAGGCGGACGAAGCCCTTCTTTATAGCGGCATCGATCGCTTCGGATGTTGGCACGAGGAGAGATGGATCAGCGGAAGCAGCCTTGTAGGTTGTGTTTAGTTCACGGGCCACATATGAGATCAAAACATTGCGCAGTTTCGCAGATGTGGTCCAGCCCCTGGTTTCTAGTTAGCATTTGCAATTTAAGTACCCAACCTTGACATAACGCACGAGTGACCGTCAAAAACTCCCCAGAACATCCAGTCACTGCTCGGCTCGCCGTTGCTGACAGCAGCCACGGATGCCGGAATCTCCACTATCTTCTCCGCATGGTCATCCTCAATAGGGGAGTTGCTGGGAACCTGAACAACATCGTAACGCACAACGCCATTGCCCCGATTGACCAAATATGACTCCTCATTCTTACGAAGCTTCTGGGTCGCTTGCTCGGGAGTCAACATCTCTAGGACCTGGCGGTCTGAGTCGTCCGTATGCTTGGCTAGAGGCTGGTCTCCGGAGAGCGTCGCGGTGTAAAATTGAtcaccgctgaccagcaATGCACGTCGCGTGGACTCAGCAGGCCCTTCTGCATAGGCGGTGTTGAGGGCACTCGATGCGAAACCGCGGATCTGGGTTGCTGCCGACTTAACGGTGTCACCCTGATAAGCGTACCATGCCCCGGAGGCAACAACGGTCGAGATAACGGCGAGGGAGAGGTTGCGGCGATGCATAGATGATTGAGGGGTTACCTGACTGTGGGATGAGCGTCTGCCACCAGAATATAACCGAAGACCTCGGAGCTGGTTAGAGGTCACAGAGCACGGCCGTTTAGCGGCAATGTTCCATGCTGGTGCATGCCGAGCAGTACGGCAGGCCTGAACAGTCGCCCGACGCATTATTCCAGCAGTGAATATAACAATTGATAAACTTCAGTGCCTATTTCAAGGCAGATTTAAGCTCAAGATTGTAAGTAGATGAAGTTTCAAGCTTGACAAGGAGCTGGGTCTCATCAAGACGACAGTCACGTGTACACGTTGTCCAAGGGAGCGCTAATCCGCATTAGTCTCTGTCGTCATTCCCCGCGGTTTTGTTTCAGCGCGTTCTGCTTGTGTTTCCACTTTCGCAGACAGCTTTGATTTCATAAGTTCAAATGCTTTTGCCTCAGAGGGCAAAATGTCTTCACGAGCAATCCGAAAATTGCAGAAGCTGCGTGAACAAGAACAGCAGCGAGAATCCGACCTGCAAGAGGAGTCAAGCGAAGATGAAGCCCCGCGCCCCGCGAAACCGAAATTCAATGCCTTTGATTTACTGAATGCCGAAaatgaggacgaggaggaagacgaagaagatatTGAGGAGGAACCTCGGGCGCCGACTCCAGAGCCTGAACCAACCCCAATAAAGCCCAAAAAAAgcaacaagaagaaaaagaagaaggcaGCCAAAACCTCCGATCCCGCAACTACCCCGCCTTCAAAATCCAATGAAGCAGATCTGGATGAAATTGATCGGGCGTTGAAAGAGTTATCGACAAGTAGGCACTCCTCAGTTGGCACAGGTATATCTACCAGACACACTCTCGAGGTTTCTTTTCCAAAGACTACAAGCGAATTGCTCGGCATCGAACCCAAATTTCTCAATGCAACGAATGAGATGCGCAGACTGTTTGGAAATGTTGTTCTAGAAAACTTTGATCAACCAGCGGACAATGGAACGGGCCGCCGTCGGGATCGCAATCGGCAAATGGTTGACCTTGCTCAGGCGTTGACAGGAAGATACAGTCCGGCTAGTCGAGGTCAAAGTCTGGCTGGAGTCACATTGCGACGCAACGTTCTTATGCAGGGCAAAGATGAGTGGCCTCGTGCTCCAAGTGGAGGGCTGGGCATGGAGACTGTGGAGAAGCTTCCTTCCGGGGAGACTCTCTACCGACTAGTGCACAATACCGCCTACCAAGATGTACAACGGCAGTTCGACCTCTGTGTTGAATCGATGGACCCACAGAGACTCATCGGGCACCTCCAATATAACCCGTACCATATCTCTACACTTCTCCAGGTGTCGGAGATTGCCAAACACCAAGGCGACCATGCTGTGTCTGCCGATCTGATGGAAAGAGCTCTATTCAATATCGGACGCTCGGTGCACTCTTCGTTTGCCAATCGCCTCAAGGAAGGCGAGGCCAGACTTGATTTCATACATGCGGAAAACCGAGAGCTCTGGCTTGTTGGGTGGAGGTACATCACCAATCTAGCAATGAAGGGCACATGGAGAACCGCCTATGAATGGGCCAAGCTCTTGCTCAGTCTGGATAGCAGCGATCCTTATTGCATGAGACTGCTCATCGACCACCTCGCGCTCCGAGGTAGAGAATACGCACAATTCGTGCAGCTCTGCACCCAGACACGCTTTAGTTGCGACTGGGCCAACCTCCCCAATATTCAATGCTCTCTGGTAATTGCATACCTCCGGTTGAACAAGCCCCAAGAATGTCGCCGACAGTTGCAGCTCGCCATGTCCCATTACCCGTGGATGTTCAGTAGGCTAGCACAGGAACTTGATGTTCAGCACGTTCCGAAGCAAATATGGGGCAAGATGCCTCCTACAGGCGCTCATGAGCTACTTACCGAACTCTACATTGCCCGCGCAAAGGATCTTTGGAATACCCCCGAGGCTATCTCTCTCATTGTGGAAGTCGCAGATTCTATTTCTGGCGAGGAGCCTAATGATCCGCCAAAGATCACTTTGGACATCGCTCGTCATGTGGTCTTGTCCGACATAGCTAAAGTGACAACCCACCTTCCAAACCACTTTGTTGCTGGTCGACTGTCCTCCTCCGACCCTCTTCCCCCCTATGAATCTGAAGCCTACAGGCAACAGTCTGAGCCTGCACCGATTTATGCGGCTCCTACTGGGGGTGGCGAAAATTGGCTGCAGGATCTCCTCGGCCAGATCAACCACGACGCTCGCCCTCCTAATGTCCCATCCGACGACGAAGAGCCAGTTAGTTATGAGGATGAGAGCGAGGATACAGAACATTTCGATATCCCACACTCACGCCCACCACTCAGAGATCCGGCGGCCCTTGAGGGGTGGCTCACGCGCGAGGGGTTGCAAACTCTTcgaatttttctttctcaatACGGAGTCGACCGAGGCAACTGGAGCGAGGTTGTGGTGGACTATGCACCTCTGACCAATTATCTGGAGGCCATGGCAGCAATCTCAGAAACAACCCGCCAACGGTTGTTAGATGACACTATTAAGAACTCTCTTGGGGATTTTGCGGTCAGCATGCTCGAGGACGAACTCGCGATTATGCGAGGAGAATAACCAGCGTCATGATGAACATGAATTGTGTATTAGTGTGGGTGTATGAAAAAATCATTGAATGGATTCTTAATAAAACAATGTTGAGATTGTAGAGCTACATTCCAAGTGTGACCCTGGCTTGTCTTGTGAACGACAGTCAACTCAAACCCCATAGAGGAGATTTCATGCCTTTGGAGCAGAGCCAACATATCTCAATGCCACAATCAATCACCCCATTGTCCATCTGAACCTCTCGACCGTTTTTGCAGGGTCTACATATTTCATCTCGAGACATtcaatcaaaaaaaaaggaaccacACATATCTTTATTTTCTACCACTGGGAAAAAATGAACGGGGAAACTGCATCCTGTAGCAGTCATCATTGATCCAGATTGCATCTTCTCCTCCATCAGTGCAGGTTAGACTTGCTTGACCATAATGAAGTGTGTCATTGGCTACAGAAATCCTCTGATGCTTGGCTGATGCGCGTTATCCTACACCAATAGGTTTTATTCAATTAACAGGAATGTTTCTGGTCTGAAGAAATTCTTTTAGACGTTCTAACATACAAATCCCTAGCATATTAGCATCGACAAAATTACAATATAAATTTCTCTATATTGTATATGCTTGGACTCATTTGGACTCATTAGCGTAGTCAAAGCGGGACTGGCGAGTAGATTGTGTCATCAGTCTTATCTCCATCTCCCACAATTTTCTTTCACTCCAACCCACATTTGTTGCAGAGCATGGAAAGCATGG
The nucleotide sequence above comes from Penicillium digitatum chromosome 1, complete sequence. Encoded proteins:
- a CDS encoding Nulp1-pending protein, producing MSSRAIRKLQKLREQEQQRESDLQEESSEDEAPRPAKPKFNAFDLLNAENEDEEEDEEDIEEEPRAPTPEPEPTPIKPKKSNKKKKKKAAKTSDPATTPPSKSNEADLDEIDRALKELSTSRHSSVGTGISTRHTLEVSFPKTTSELLGIEPKFLNATNEMRRLFGNVVLENFDQPADNGTGRRRDRNRQMVDLAQALTGRYSPASRGQSLAGVTLRRNVLMQGKDEWPRAPSGGLGMETVEKLPSGETLYRLVHNTAYQDVQRQFDLCVESMDPQRLIGHLQYNPYHISTLLQVSEIAKHQGDHAVSADLMERALFNIGRSVHSSFANRLKEGEARLDFIHAENRELWLVGWRYITNLAMKGTWRTAYEWAKLLLSLDSSDPYCMRLLIDHLALRGREYAQFVQLCTQTRFSCDWANLPNIQCSLVIAYLRLNKPQECRRQLQLAMSHYPWMFSRLAQELDVQHVPKQIWGKMPPTGAHELLTELYIARAKDLWNTPEAISLIVEVADSISGEEPNDPPKITLDIARHVVLSDIAKVTTHLPNHFVAGRLSSSDPLPPYESEAYRQQSEPAPIYAAPTGGGENWLQDLLGQINHDARPPNVPSDDEEPVSYEDESEDTEHFDIPHSRPPLRDPAALEGWLTREGLQTLRIFLSQYGVDRGNWSEVVVDYAPLTNYLEAMAAISETTRQRLLDDTIKNSLGDFAVSMLEDELAIMRGE
- a CDS encoding Protein phosphatase 2C-related — translated: MRRATVQACRTARHAPAWNIAAKRPCSVTSNQLRGLRLYSGGRRSSHSQVTPQSSMHRRNLSLAVISTVVASGAWYAYQGDTVKSAATQIRGFASSALNTAYAEGPAESTRRALLVSGDQFYTATLSGDQPLAKHTDDSDRQVLEMLTPEQATQKLRKNEESYLVNRGNGVVRYDVVQVPSNSPIEDDHAEKIVEIPASVAAVSNGEPSSDWMFWGVFDGHSGWTTSAKLRNVLISYVARELNTTYKAASADPSLLVPTSEAIDAAIKKGFVRLDNDIVHESFKEVLKSKSRRVAAELLAPALSGSCALLSFYDSQSKDLKVAVTGDSRAVLGRRGPSGKWTATALSEDQTGGTPSEMKRLREEHPGEPYVTKNGRILGQLEPSRAFGDAFYKWSREVQDTIKAKFFGRTPHPMLKTPPYVTAEPIITTTKIDPSKGDFVVMATDGLWEMLSNEEVVGLVGHWLEQQQSTAAGTGSKAWLQSWFGFDSQKKLPVETATDGSTEGQRRPIRQQQYDISGAATRFVIEDKNAATHLVRNAMGGKDKDMVCALLTLPSPYSRRYRDDVTVEVIFFGQGPDSRTVEVNQEASASEQAPRSKL